The following coding sequences lie in one Zingiber officinale cultivar Zhangliang chromosome 2B, Zo_v1.1, whole genome shotgun sequence genomic window:
- the LOC122045784 gene encoding nod factor hydrolase protein 1-like, with protein MGQTTLSSLFTFLLIFSIFHNSRCQKQCGVSDDRRGGPSRVRAGFWFSQYSLHSPAPTIDTSLYTHLYYYSLSLDGANSGIAVPPDQVAVLCNFSGTVKSSNPALKTLLSVAADGRQTSFSAMAADAALRAAFIASTLELARENRFDGLDLAWEFPSSPADMANLGLLLEEWRARIGEEAAPSTLLLTITAYFSNHLFDGPTTDGPDYPTDAISRSLDWVNILCFGFHRNGNATANDAALFDRTSHFSASYGVTSWLDAGIPPCKLVMGVPLYGRSWFLKNKSKNEPGDPVVAEGPRQKMSNQSGVIAFLEIEGFLKDPGTKSVYDGRTATSYFQSGDLWVSYDSPQVVEGKVRFARRSGLLGYFLWPISFDDSNRTVSKRASGVWLGERESQGGGREEERFPEGGAPPLAAAGGGGAVSASAQRLSVTGCRVVLVCGLLCFLSGWLWV; from the exons ATGGGACAAACTACCCTCTCCTCCCTCTTCACCTTCCTgctgatcttctccattttccaTAACTCAAGGTGCCAGAAGCAGTGCGGCGTCAGCGACGACAGAcgaggaggccccagcagggtcAGAGCTGGCTTCTGGTTCTCGCAGTACAGCCTTCACTCGCCTGCTCCAACCATCGACACCTCCCTCTACACTCACCTCTATTACTACTCGCTCTCCCTCGACGGTGCCAACTCCGGCATTGCCGTCCCGCCGGACCAGGTCGCCGTCCTCTGCAATTTCTCCGGCACCGTCAAGTCCAGCAATCCAGCTCTCAAGACCTTGCTGTCCGTCGCTGCCGATGGCCGCCAAACCAGCTTCTCCGCCATGGCAGCCGATGCCGCTCTCCGGGCAGCGTTCATCGCTTCGACCTTGGAACTCGCCAGGGAAAACCGGTTCGACGGCTTGGACCTGGCTTGGGAGTTCCCGAGCTCGCCGGCGGACATGGCCAACCTCGGCCTCCTCCTCGAGGAGTGGCGGGCTCGAATCGGCGAAGAAGCAGCCCCGAGCACTCTCCTCCTGACGATCACCGCCTACTTCTCCAACCATTTGTTCGACGGACCGACGACCGACGGCCCGGACTACCCGACGGATGCGATCTCCAGGAGCCTCGATTGGGTCAACATCCTCTGCTTCGGCTTCCACAGAAACGGCAACGCGACCGCTAACGACGCCGCCCTCTTCGACCGGACCTCCCACTTCTCGGCGAGCTACGGCGTCACCTCATGGCTGGACGCAGGGATTCCTCCGTGCAAGCTCGTAATGGGAGTGCCACTGTACGGAAGGTCATGGTTcctcaagaacaaatccaaaaacGAACCAGGCGATCCAGTCGTAGCAGAGGGACCTCGGCAAAAGATGAGCAACCAGTCAGGGGTGATAGCTTTCCTTGAAATCGAAGGGTTCTTGAAGGATCCCGGCACTAAGTCTGTGTACGACGGCAGGACGGCGACTTCCTATTTCCAGTCCGGCGATCTGTGGGTGAGCTACGACAGCCCCCAGGTGGTCGAGGGCAAGGTCAGATTCGCTCGACGCAGTGGATTGCTCGGATACTTTCTCTGGCCAATCAGCTTCGATGACTCGAATCGCACAGTATCCAAACGAG CGTCTGGAGTGTGGCTCGGGGAGCGTGAGTCTCAAGGCGGCGGCAGAGAAGAGGAGAGATTTCCGGAAGGTGGTGCACCACCACTAGCAGCGGCAGGAGGCGGCGGCGCAGTGTCTGCGTCGGCGCAGAGATTGTCAGTGACTGGTTGCAGGGTGGTTTTGGTGTGTGGGCTTTTGTGCTTCCTTTCCGGTTGGCTTTGGGTTTAA